One Paraglaciecola mesophila genomic region harbors:
- a CDS encoding DUF547 domain-containing protein, with translation MFTPLNQAKKLTRTILTSGTFMLASLSVSLHAAEFDHSYTNYDQLLTQVVEESTDKKQTRVNYQQLAVKKDKLLSSLNAFSAVSKSQYDQWSQQQQLSFLINAYNGFTLKLIIDNWDEFKQGDADSIRDLGSLFTTPWEKKFFTLFNEKHNLDDIEHEMVRKWFKEPRIHAALVCAAVSCPPLRNEAFVASALAAQLDSQMHLFLADNSRNEIKINGQKGEASLSSIFKWYRGDFEKGEQGFHSLFDLLSTYSDALVEGDENAQAQRNLLKSADYPIIFKDYDWRLNDVANF, from the coding sequence ATGTTTACTCCATTAAACCAGGCTAAGAAACTAACGCGAACCATTCTGACCTCTGGCACATTCATGCTGGCATCACTGTCGGTATCGTTACACGCAGCAGAATTTGACCACAGCTATACCAACTATGATCAGCTGCTAACTCAAGTAGTTGAAGAGTCAACAGATAAAAAGCAAACCCGTGTCAATTACCAGCAACTAGCAGTCAAAAAAGACAAACTACTAAGTTCATTAAACGCTTTTTCAGCTGTATCAAAAAGCCAATATGATCAATGGAGTCAACAACAACAACTTAGCTTTCTTATCAACGCATACAATGGGTTTACTCTAAAGCTGATCATTGATAACTGGGATGAATTTAAACAAGGAGATGCTGACTCTATTCGTGACCTAGGTAGTTTGTTTACGACGCCTTGGGAAAAGAAGTTTTTCACGTTATTCAATGAAAAGCACAACCTAGATGATATTGAGCACGAAATGGTGCGTAAATGGTTTAAAGAGCCACGTATTCATGCGGCGCTTGTTTGCGCGGCTGTGTCATGCCCACCACTTCGCAATGAAGCATTTGTGGCAAGTGCATTGGCCGCCCAACTTGATAGCCAAATGCACCTGTTTTTAGCTGACAATAGCCGTAACGAAATAAAGATAAACGGCCAAAAAGGTGAAGCGTCTTTATCCTCTATTTTTAAATGGTATCGTGGCGATTTTGAAAAAGGCGAGCAAGGCTTCCACTCGTTATTCGATTTACTTAGTACCTACAGTGATGCATTGGTCGAGGGTGACGAAAACGCACAAGCTCAGCGCAATTTGCTCAAGAGCGCCGATTACCCAATTATATTTAAGGACTACGACTGGCGTTTAAATGATGTGGCAAACTTCTAA
- a CDS encoding ABC transporter substrate-binding protein: MWQTSKHMRTTSHFRSAVLANVTLLFVVFLSALSVSSVTFGKSMPKETIHELEASQQWQQTLNDARGQTVYFYAWGGSKPVNDYLRWAAREIASRYKVRLRHVKVADISEAVSRLKAEDGSKSAVDLLWINGENFSYLKEQKLLLGKLPSAIPNTLLLATEQLSLDNDFGVPMDGYEIPWGVGQFNLIANQSLFSAKNLEKSSISPADILNAAKRKPGRISYPRPPEFHGTTFLKQLLVALTDNDPRLFSLATPEAQQQLLPVLWDYLDKLHPLIWQNGSAFPSSNTEQLALFSQQQLDLAVSFNPNQMAKEQSEKRIASSTQRLFFNDGAITNSHNLAIPKGAQSPAGAKVVIHFLLSELAQKHKVDGSWGDPAVITPLLDPASTLPAQQELHSSWQQVIEDTWQKKYGA; encoded by the coding sequence ATGTGGCAAACTTCTAAACACATGCGTACTACTTCGCACTTTCGCTCCGCTGTGTTGGCAAACGTCACTCTGCTATTTGTTGTGTTTTTATCAGCGCTAAGTGTGAGTTCGGTTACCTTTGGCAAAAGCATGCCAAAGGAAACGATTCATGAACTTGAAGCGTCCCAACAATGGCAGCAAACCTTAAACGATGCCCGCGGCCAAACCGTGTATTTTTATGCTTGGGGCGGCTCTAAACCCGTTAATGATTATTTACGCTGGGCCGCTCGGGAAATCGCCAGTCGTTACAAGGTGCGGTTGCGTCACGTTAAGGTCGCGGACATCAGTGAAGCCGTTAGCCGCTTGAAAGCAGAAGATGGCAGTAAAAGTGCCGTCGATTTGTTATGGATAAACGGCGAGAATTTTAGCTATCTCAAAGAGCAAAAGTTATTATTGGGCAAGCTGCCATCCGCTATTCCGAATACTTTGCTACTGGCCACCGAGCAACTGTCATTGGATAACGACTTTGGCGTACCGATGGATGGTTATGAAATACCTTGGGGGGTTGGACAGTTTAATCTCATCGCGAATCAGTCGCTGTTTTCTGCTAAAAATCTTGAAAAAAGCAGCATATCGCCTGCAGATATCCTCAACGCAGCCAAGCGTAAACCGGGGCGTATCAGTTACCCTCGCCCGCCTGAATTTCATGGTACAACCTTTTTAAAACAGCTCTTGGTCGCCTTGACTGATAACGACCCACGCTTGTTTTCCCTGGCAACACCAGAAGCACAGCAGCAGTTACTTCCAGTTCTTTGGGACTACCTCGACAAGCTACACCCGCTAATTTGGCAAAATGGCAGCGCATTTCCCAGTTCAAACACGGAACAACTCGCCTTATTTAGCCAACAACAATTAGATTTGGCAGTCAGCTTTAATCCCAATCAAATGGCCAAAGAGCAAAGCGAAAAACGTATAGCCAGTAGCACCCAACGTTTATTTTTTAACGATGGCGCAATCACCAACAGCCATAATTTAGCGATCCCTAAGGGAGCGCAGAGCCCGGCCGGAGCAAAAGTGGTGATCCACTTCTTATTAAGCGAACTCGCTCAAAAACATAAAGTTGATGGCAGTTGGGGGGACCCGGCTGTCATTACGCCGTTATTAGATCCCGCTTCTACCTTACCCGCACAACAAGAGCTGCACAGCTCTTGGCAACAAGTGATTGAAGATACATGGCAAAAAAAGTACGGCGCTTGA
- a CDS encoding ABC transporter permease subunit: protein MNNRLLAKSQLSPSKHLFNALNLGFRSTAWVLVAIIALAPLFGVVIGLWPTAELDSTAISHFLTYNGLAYSVLSTLLLSLVAPLIALYIAFMVYSQYRFNQRWQSLEKRLAPLLSLPHLAVALGLVYLFSSGGMLWSALWGLIGQTAPEWLGLPRKSMLTMILAISIKEVPFFLLIFSAIGRQLAIKQWLLQGRALGYSESASWWLIVFPVVLKQSRLAVLAAMAYTLSVLDISLLVGPNIPELYAVVLYNWQTGFTPDEQAFAFLGNLLLIAMLGVLIACIYIHEQWVTNRLAILAVMANPLNIARVSQIFTAWLGFFSLLTLAILATFLLWSLGWNTQSAFTAPDWSTTLWQDEWFFMQGPLLNSLHIAFLSSILGVGVTLLALELQRYNKRYLPDYLWLLAILLPQLSMVYGWQILHTSSNASYHSSWIILSHVPFTFAYSYLVLRGPFQSINRHYELVAASFGYSPWQRWWNVRFMLLRPALLSAFAIAFSVSIAQYIPTLMIGAGRVSTITTEAVAIASGNEQNITAVYILVQAALPFIIFLVASILAQRTRGSVDAEHQ from the coding sequence GTGAATAACCGCCTGTTAGCAAAAAGCCAGCTCTCACCCAGTAAACACTTATTCAACGCACTTAACCTAGGGTTCAGAAGTACCGCCTGGGTTTTAGTTGCTATCATTGCCCTTGCACCTTTGTTCGGTGTCGTTATCGGTTTGTGGCCAACGGCGGAGCTAGACTCGACGGCCATCAGTCACTTTTTAACGTATAACGGTCTCGCATACTCTGTGCTCAGCACCCTGTTATTGTCTTTAGTCGCTCCTCTTATTGCCCTGTACATAGCATTTATGGTGTATAGCCAATATCGCTTCAACCAGCGCTGGCAGTCATTAGAAAAACGTCTTGCTCCCCTTTTATCCTTGCCTCATTTAGCGGTAGCGTTAGGGCTGGTCTATTTATTTAGCTCAGGGGGAATGCTTTGGAGCGCGCTGTGGGGGCTTATCGGCCAAACTGCGCCTGAATGGCTAGGGTTACCACGCAAAAGTATGCTGACAATGATACTGGCCATCAGTATCAAGGAAGTGCCGTTTTTCTTACTGATTTTCAGTGCCATTGGACGCCAGTTAGCCATTAAGCAGTGGTTACTGCAGGGGCGAGCACTGGGCTACAGTGAAAGTGCAAGTTGGTGGCTGATCGTATTTCCCGTGGTGCTAAAACAATCTCGCTTAGCCGTGCTCGCAGCAATGGCTTATACCTTGTCAGTGCTGGATATCAGCTTATTAGTCGGGCCAAATATCCCCGAGTTGTACGCAGTCGTGTTGTATAACTGGCAAACGGGTTTCACCCCAGATGAACAGGCCTTTGCATTTTTAGGGAACTTGCTGCTAATTGCTATGCTGGGCGTATTAATCGCATGTATTTATATTCACGAACAATGGGTAACAAACCGATTGGCAATCCTTGCCGTTATGGCAAATCCACTGAACATTGCTCGAGTCAGTCAAATATTCACAGCCTGGTTAGGTTTTTTTAGTCTGTTAACCCTAGCTATTCTTGCTACTTTTTTACTTTGGTCGCTGGGCTGGAATACACAAAGTGCCTTTACCGCACCGGATTGGTCAACGACGTTATGGCAAGATGAGTGGTTCTTCATGCAAGGGCCACTGCTTAACAGCCTACACATTGCTTTTTTGAGTAGTATTTTGGGCGTTGGTGTTACATTGCTAGCCCTAGAATTACAGCGCTACAACAAACGCTATTTACCTGATTACTTGTGGTTATTAGCCATATTACTACCGCAACTCAGCATGGTTTATGGCTGGCAAATATTACACACAAGTAGCAATGCAAGTTATCACAGTAGCTGGATTATTTTATCCCATGTGCCATTTACCTTTGCCTACAGCTATTTGGTATTGCGTGGCCCTTTTCAAAGCATTAACCGCCACTACGAATTAGTTGCTGCCAGTTTTGGTTACTCGCCTTGGCAACGGTGGTGGAACGTACGTTTTATGCTACTTCGCCCTGCCCTATTAAGCGCGTTTGCCATCGCATTTTCAGTCAGTATTGCTCAGTACATTCCTACCTTAATGATAGGGGCGGGGCGAGTTTCAACCATCACCACTGAAGCGGTAGCGATCGCCTCAGGTAACGAACAAAACATCACGGCTGTGTACATACTTGTGCAAGCGGCATTGCCTTTTATTATTTTTTTAGTCGCCAGTATTTTAGCCCAACGTACTCGAGGAAGTGTCGATGCTGAGCATCAATAA
- a CDS encoding ATP-binding cassette domain-containing protein has product MLSINNCQIQIEGGLITLPNITLKKGELLVITGPSGMGKSTFLHWLLGDNIHHANISGEITLHDTPLKDVSIEQRRIGLLMQDVHLFPHLNVLDNICFALPNKLKDEQGNKLSRRQRKDTAMHMLYKINMGYVAEHFSHQLSGGERSRVGLVRALANQPHALLMDEPFAALDPNTSTKVSQWAFSQLHERGVPTIMVSHDLNNIPAQAQHLDLASYFRQV; this is encoded by the coding sequence ATGCTGAGCATCAATAATTGCCAAATACAGATCGAAGGGGGCCTGATCACCTTACCTAATATCACACTTAAAAAGGGGGAGCTTTTAGTCATAACCGGCCCAAGCGGTATGGGCAAATCAACCTTCTTGCACTGGTTATTAGGGGATAACATTCACCACGCGAATATCAGCGGTGAGATCACGTTACACGACACGCCCCTTAAGGATGTTAGTATCGAGCAGCGCCGTATAGGGCTACTGATGCAAGACGTGCATTTATTCCCTCATTTAAACGTACTGGATAATATCTGCTTCGCCCTACCAAATAAGTTAAAAGACGAGCAAGGCAACAAGCTAAGCAGACGCCAGCGCAAAGATACAGCGATGCACATGCTGTACAAAATAAATATGGGCTACGTAGCAGAGCATTTTAGTCACCAGCTGAGCGGTGGTGAGCGTTCCCGTGTGGGGTTAGTGCGGGCACTGGCGAATCAACCTCATGCACTGTTGATGGACGAACCATTTGCCGCACTTGACCCCAATACAAGCACCAAAGTCAGCCAATGGGCTTTTAGTCAATTACACGAGCGTGGCGTTCCCACCATTATGGTCAGCCATGATCTAAACAACATTCCAGCCCAGGCCCAGCACCTCGATTTAGCCAGCTATTTTCGGCAGGTTTAA
- a CDS encoding CDP-alcohol phosphatidyltransferase family protein, with protein sequence MFDPLLNKVLKKPLCGLAKQLIKQGVSADSVTVVGFVVGMLAVPGIVYGHYTLALCLILLNRLGDGLDGAIARETSPSDAGGFLDITLDFIFYSAIVFAFVCANPVENAVAGSFLMLSFMGTGGSFLAFAIMASKHGIDSPNYPQKSLHYMGGLAEGFETILVLCLFCLFPSQFVIIASVFAVVCWLTAAIRIWVGYNTLVATK encoded by the coding sequence ATGTTCGACCCATTATTAAACAAAGTATTAAAGAAGCCCCTTTGTGGCCTTGCAAAACAACTTATTAAACAAGGCGTGAGCGCCGATAGCGTCACGGTTGTGGGCTTTGTTGTGGGAATGCTCGCCGTACCAGGCATTGTCTATGGTCATTACACCTTAGCCTTGTGTTTAATTTTATTAAATCGTCTTGGCGATGGGCTCGACGGTGCGATAGCCAGAGAAACCTCGCCATCTGATGCCGGCGGCTTTTTAGATATCACCTTAGATTTTATCTTTTATTCAGCCATTGTTTTTGCTTTTGTCTGTGCAAACCCAGTTGAGAACGCTGTCGCCGGGAGCTTTTTGATGTTGTCGTTTATGGGAACAGGAGGCAGCTTTCTGGCCTTTGCCATTATGGCGAGCAAACACGGCATCGACAGCCCAAACTACCCGCAAAAAAGTTTACATTATATGGGCGGCTTAGCTGAAGGCTTTGAAACCATTTTGGTGCTGTGCTTATTTTGTCTATTTCCTAGCCAGTTTGTCATAATCGCCAGTGTGTTTGCAGTGGTTTGCTGGTTAACCGCTGCCATTCGTATTTGGGTTGGTTACAACACCTTGGTTGCCACCAAATAG
- a CDS encoding sterol desaturase family protein: protein MQNEVWLRMGSFITVLALMMIWEAMFPNRTSPVASSKRWLSNFFLVFCGALVGRLVVPAGLAVVAILADQHQFGLFNVVAMPLWLAIALAVVALDCLIYWQHRVFHRVPILWRLHRVHHADPHLDASTGLRFHPVEIGLSIVVKAIGIYLLGVPIEAILIFEITLNASAIFNHSNIKLPNWLENPLRKIIVTQAMHRIHHSQVVNETDSNFGFCLSIWDRVFASYTQRAKKGDDGLVLGLKEYATESRNTGIGTVLLMPFRKTPKMKEP from the coding sequence ATGCAAAATGAAGTGTGGCTGCGCATGGGCAGTTTTATTACAGTGCTGGCATTGATGATGATTTGGGAAGCCATGTTTCCTAACCGAACGTCGCCTGTTGCGAGCAGCAAGCGTTGGCTAAGCAATTTTTTCCTGGTCTTTTGTGGTGCGCTTGTGGGCAGGCTTGTTGTGCCCGCAGGTTTAGCTGTAGTGGCAATATTGGCTGACCAGCATCAGTTCGGGTTATTCAATGTGGTAGCCATGCCGCTTTGGCTCGCTATTGCATTGGCTGTGGTTGCGTTGGACTGTTTGATTTATTGGCAGCATAGGGTATTTCACCGGGTGCCTATATTGTGGCGTTTGCACCGGGTGCACCATGCTGACCCGCATCTTGATGCCTCAACCGGCTTACGTTTTCATCCAGTTGAAATTGGTTTGAGTATTGTGGTTAAAGCCATAGGTATTTATTTGCTGGGAGTGCCCATTGAAGCCATTTTAATTTTTGAGATAACGCTAAATGCCAGCGCGATTTTCAATCATAGCAATATTAAGCTGCCAAACTGGTTGGAAAATCCACTGCGTAAAATCATAGTGACCCAAGCTATGCATCGTATTCATCACAGCCAAGTCGTAAACGAAACCGATAGCAACTTTGGTTTTTGTTTGTCTATTTGGGATCGGGTGTTTGCGAGTTATACCCAAAGGGCTAAAAAAGGGGATGACGGCCTAGTTTTGGGCTTAAAAGAATACGCCACAGAAAGTCGCAATACTGGGATTGGCACCGTGCTGCTGATGCCATTTCGAAAAACACCCAAGATGAAAGAACCTTAG
- a CDS encoding DUF1499 domain-containing protein, which translates to MKTLVSLISFLAILLVALPGPFYKFGILELGTAFAALRFGVYAGIAALVLILIQIIFMRKNISWAGVAVSAVLALVAVGLPMSMMSKAKSVPPIHDISTDLTNPPKFVAIVALRADASNPVEYAGEETAKQQREAYPELTTQKYSQSTDQLFDATESAVNSLGWELVNADKSLGIIEATETTTWFGFKDDVVVRIRTTGEESFLDVRSKSRVGKSDLGKNAERIHTLIDTINSQL; encoded by the coding sequence ATGAAGACCTTGGTTAGCCTAATTAGCTTTCTGGCCATTTTACTCGTCGCCTTACCTGGCCCTTTCTATAAATTTGGAATTTTAGAATTAGGCACTGCCTTTGCTGCCCTGCGCTTTGGTGTATACGCCGGTATAGCTGCATTGGTACTGATCCTAATACAAATTATATTTATGCGTAAAAATATCAGCTGGGCAGGCGTAGCGGTCTCCGCGGTACTCGCCTTGGTCGCCGTTGGTTTACCTATGAGTATGATGAGTAAAGCGAAATCAGTACCTCCCATTCATGATATTTCAACCGACTTAACCAACCCGCCTAAATTCGTTGCGATTGTTGCCCTGCGCGCTGATGCATCTAACCCGGTGGAATATGCGGGTGAAGAAACCGCTAAACAGCAGCGTGAAGCCTACCCAGAACTGACAACCCAAAAATACAGCCAAAGCACAGATCAGCTATTTGATGCTACCGAAAGTGCAGTCAATAGCTTGGGCTGGGAGTTAGTGAACGCGGATAAATCATTAGGTATTATTGAAGCCACAGAAACCACAACCTGGTTTGGCTTTAAAGACGATGTGGTAGTGCGTATACGTACCACAGGGGAAGAAAGCTTCCTTGATGTGCGCAGTAAATCTCGTGTCGGTAAAAGTGACTTAGGCAAAAACGCAGAGCGTATTCATACATTAATCGACACTATCAACAGTCAGCTTTAG
- a CDS encoding EexN family lipoprotein, with product MKKLLVVLPLVFGLSACGTPSVEELVDDPELLSEVLEECTAKLMKGEDVKTEECQNATEAQKQILNNVMKGLLGN from the coding sequence ATGAAAAAATTATTAGTCGTACTACCTTTGGTGTTTGGTCTTAGTGCGTGTGGCACTCCTTCAGTGGAAGAATTAGTCGACGACCCTGAGCTATTAAGCGAAGTGCTTGAAGAATGCACTGCGAAATTAATGAAAGGCGAAGATGTAAAAACCGAGGAATGCCAAAATGCCACCGAAGCCCAGAAACAGATTTTAAATAATGTGATGAAAGGCTTGCTCGGTAACTAG
- a CDS encoding porin family protein — protein sequence MKATKIALIAATVISIPTAYAASPDFNYVEGGYAKIDVDNSDYEPDGFKVSGSALVGKNVFVNGSYTDTSDEIANSDVDFNQLSLGLGYRMAASSNTDVYGVVSYEEAELEDYDENGYGLTAGIRSRVTPNIELDGGVSYIDLDDDDDTYLNLGASYYFTPAAAVSVSYRTSDDNDIMGLSARYSF from the coding sequence ATGAAAGCGACAAAAATTGCGTTAATCGCAGCAACTGTTATTTCCATTCCTACTGCTTATGCAGCTTCTCCTGATTTCAACTACGTTGAAGGTGGTTACGCCAAAATTGATGTAGATAACAGCGACTATGAGCCAGACGGCTTTAAAGTTTCTGGCTCGGCATTGGTAGGCAAAAATGTGTTTGTAAATGGGTCCTACACAGATACTTCTGATGAAATTGCAAATAGCGATGTTGATTTTAACCAGCTTAGCTTAGGTTTAGGTTATCGCATGGCAGCATCTAGTAATACAGACGTGTATGGCGTAGTGAGCTACGAAGAAGCCGAGTTAGAAGATTATGACGAAAATGGTTATGGTCTTACCGCTGGGATCCGTTCTCGTGTCACCCCTAACATTGAGCTTGATGGTGGCGTGTCGTATATCGATCTGGACGATGACGACGATACCTATTTAAACTTAGGGGCAAGTTATTACTTTACCCCTGCAGCCGCTGTTAGCGTCTCGTATCGCACATCAGATGACAACGACATCATGGGTCTATCAGCACGCTACTCGTTCTAA
- a CDS encoding acyl-CoA thioesterase, translated as MNEEQALGKLTTRTLAMPADTNAAGDIFGGWVLSQMDIAAGICAGQRAQGRVVTVSVDSMSFIRPVHVGDILGLYTSVAELGRTSMVINVEAWVRRDRIGLREKVTQGRFKFVAIDENGVPSQLPPQSALPDYVLENF; from the coding sequence ATGAATGAAGAACAAGCTCTTGGTAAATTAACCACTCGCACTTTAGCCATGCCAGCAGACACGAACGCTGCCGGTGATATATTTGGCGGTTGGGTACTTTCGCAAATGGATATTGCCGCTGGTATTTGCGCTGGGCAACGAGCTCAGGGGCGGGTCGTGACAGTGTCGGTAGATAGCATGAGCTTTATTCGCCCGGTTCATGTGGGAGACATTTTAGGGCTTTATACTAGTGTGGCTGAGTTAGGGCGTACGTCTATGGTGATTAACGTTGAAGCCTGGGTAAGGCGAGATCGCATCGGGCTTCGGGAAAAGGTCACTCAAGGGCGTTTTAAGTTTGTGGCCATTGATGAAAACGGCGTTCCATCTCAGCTACCTCCTCAAAGTGCGTTACCTGACTATGTATTAGAGAATTTTTAG
- a CDS encoding amino acid ABC transporter substrate-binding protein, with protein sequence MRGVVTLHHSNVVGIAHKRTASSTKGKHAKIATYLFLLLCLIWSLAATSAIAEQTILYPMPESVHDQRPLYPVRLLALAISKLEKPYRLKQSRSAMTQSRALRMMERENAPDIVWSMTTQEREKAYIPIRIPIYKGLIGWRLFLIHAGQQGIFDEIDSLSDLQTLTAGQGHDWPDTYILNNSHIDVMSSSKYERLFEMLNKERFNFFPRSIIEIWDEISARPHYNLAIEKHILLRYPAAIYFFVAKNNAKLATDIQRGLQLAIEDGSFEQMFLKHNEWLINKACLSERHIIDLPNPLLPPLTPVHNEALWYHVDE encoded by the coding sequence ATGAGAGGCGTTGTGACTTTGCATCACTCAAATGTGGTTGGAATAGCGCATAAACGCACAGCGAGTTCGACTAAGGGCAAGCACGCGAAGATAGCGACGTATCTGTTTTTATTGTTATGTCTTATTTGGTCTTTAGCTGCAACAAGCGCAATCGCTGAACAAACCATTCTTTATCCTATGCCAGAGTCAGTGCATGATCAGCGTCCTTTGTACCCAGTACGGCTGTTGGCACTGGCGATAAGCAAATTGGAGAAACCTTATCGTTTAAAGCAAAGTAGAAGTGCTATGACGCAAAGTAGGGCCTTGCGCATGATGGAAAGGGAAAATGCACCCGATATTGTGTGGTCAATGACCACACAAGAGCGAGAGAAGGCATATATACCTATTCGAATTCCTATTTATAAAGGGCTTATCGGATGGCGTTTATTTTTGATCCATGCTGGCCAGCAAGGTATCTTCGATGAAATAGATAGCCTGTCAGATTTGCAAACATTAACCGCAGGCCAAGGGCACGATTGGCCGGATACCTATATCTTGAATAACAGTCATATTGATGTGATGTCATCCTCAAAGTATGAGCGTTTATTTGAGATGCTTAATAAAGAACGATTTAATTTTTTCCCGCGCTCGATAATTGAAATATGGGACGAGATAAGCGCGAGGCCCCACTACAATTTAGCAATCGAAAAGCACATTTTACTGCGCTATCCAGCGGCCATTTATTTTTTCGTAGCTAAAAATAATGCTAAATTAGCTACTGATATACAGCGCGGTTTGCAGTTAGCAATAGAAGATGGTTCTTTTGAGCAAATGTTCTTGAAGCACAATGAATGGTTAATCAATAAGGCGTGTTTAAGCGAACGCCATATCATTGATTTACCAAACCCGCTGTTGCCACCGCTAACACCAGTGCACAACGAAGCACTTTGGTATCATGTCGACGAGTAA
- a CDS encoding alpha-amylase family glycosyl hydrolase — MLNSTSALASSAPQGNSVDPFWQNATVYFMMTDRFANGDKSNDQQFERKPDGATLRNFMGGDIKGVTQKIKSGYFTDLGVDVLWLTPLNEQIHGRWDDEWGRSYPFHGYWIKDWTAIDPNFGTEQDMAEMIATAHAHGIKVLADVIINHTGPKTSKDVAWPDEWVRTKPYCSWDSYKGNVECALASSLTDIRTESEAPVTLPPFLIEKWRSEGRLEQELAELDAFFERTKLPRAPKYFITKWITDWVREYGIDGFRVDTAKHVEADVWKIVKAEGTTALAQWKAEHPDQARDNKPFFMVGEVMHFGVDGFKNTPKGTRLYDYGDKQVDFFANGFDSLINMGFAAHAEQDMEQIFSTYSDELNQGALKGVSVLNYVVSHDDPEPFDPKREHPYQAALKLMLAPGSAQIYYGDELARNLTYPDAVGDATWRSFMNWQDLPPADNNAEQLTPKQQYTQQLLEHWQKLGQFRHAHLSVGAGVHKMLQKKPYVFQRTLAATEQNAADNVIVAIGMPKGSKVIELHKLFKDGTELKEYYSGTTVTVHDNQVTLDTPFDVVLLGALEQ, encoded by the coding sequence ATGCTAAATAGTACATCTGCGCTGGCTTCCTCTGCACCGCAGGGCAACTCGGTCGACCCGTTCTGGCAGAACGCTACTGTGTATTTCATGATGACCGACCGTTTTGCCAACGGTGACAAAAGCAATGATCAACAATTTGAACGCAAACCTGATGGCGCAACACTTCGAAACTTTATGGGCGGCGACATTAAAGGGGTAACCCAAAAAATAAAGAGTGGTTACTTTACCGATTTGGGAGTTGATGTGTTGTGGCTCACCCCACTAAATGAACAAATTCACGGCCGTTGGGACGACGAATGGGGCCGCAGTTACCCGTTTCACGGGTATTGGATAAAAGATTGGACTGCTATTGATCCCAACTTTGGCACCGAACAAGACATGGCCGAAATGATTGCTACCGCTCACGCACACGGTATAAAGGTATTAGCCGACGTTATCATTAACCATACAGGACCAAAAACAAGCAAAGACGTAGCGTGGCCAGATGAATGGGTACGTACTAAACCCTATTGCAGCTGGGATTCATACAAAGGCAACGTAGAATGTGCCTTAGCCAGCAGCCTCACGGATATTCGTACTGAATCAGAAGCTCCTGTGACACTTCCTCCTTTTCTGATCGAAAAGTGGCGTTCTGAAGGGCGCTTAGAGCAAGAATTAGCAGAGCTTGATGCTTTTTTCGAACGCACTAAGTTACCTAGAGCACCGAAGTATTTCATCACTAAATGGATAACCGATTGGGTACGTGAATACGGGATTGACGGATTTCGAGTAGATACCGCCAAACATGTAGAAGCCGATGTTTGGAAAATCGTCAAAGCAGAAGGCACCACAGCATTAGCACAATGGAAAGCTGAACACCCCGATCAGGCCCGTGACAACAAGCCCTTCTTCATGGTCGGTGAGGTAATGCACTTTGGCGTTGACGGATTCAAAAATACCCCCAAGGGCACTCGCCTTTATGACTATGGTGATAAGCAGGTAGACTTCTTTGCAAATGGCTTCGACAGCCTAATCAATATGGGTTTTGCTGCCCATGCTGAACAAGACATGGAACAGATTTTTAGCACTTACTCTGACGAACTTAATCAAGGCGCGCTAAAAGGCGTTAGTGTGCTTAATTATGTTGTCTCCCATGACGATCCTGAACCGTTCGACCCAAAACGTGAACATCCTTATCAAGCAGCGCTAAAACTCATGTTAGCCCCAGGTTCTGCACAAATTTATTACGGCGACGAGTTAGCCAGAAATCTAACCTACCCTGACGCCGTCGGAGATGCCACCTGGCGCTCATTCATGAATTGGCAAGACTTACCACCTGCTGACAACAACGCCGAACAGCTAACGCCAAAACAGCAGTACACCCAGCAATTGCTGGAACACTGGCAAAAACTCGGCCAATTCCGTCATGCTCATTTATCAGTGGGGGCTGGCGTACATAAAATGCTGCAAAAGAAACCTTATGTTTTTCAGCGCACCCTCGCCGCCACAGAGCAAAATGCAGCAGATAACGTAATAGTTGCCATTGGCATGCCTAAAGGCAGTAAAGTAATAGAGCTGCATAAGTTATTTAAAGACGGGACTGAGCTAAAAGAGTATTACTCCGGCACAACTGTGACGGTACATGACAACCAAGTCACCTTAGATACCCCATTCGACGTTGTTTTGTTGGGTGCATTAGAGCAATAG